Within the Candidatus Eremiobacteraceae bacterium genome, the region CAGCGCGATCAAATCCGCTTGCGTCTGCTCGACCCACGCTTGCGCCGATCGCGCCTGAAGGCCGTGGTTCTCGCTCACGAATTGCTCGCCGTCCGGCGCACGACGACGAACCGTTCGCGACCCGACACATCGGCGCGCACCGAAATCGACGAATCCTGAATGGCATCGCGCGCAAGGCCCGCCAACTCGTAGGCATTATCCGGGCTGCACTCGCAGTAGAGCGCGCCGTCAGGCTTCATGTAGGCACCCGCGCGGTCGACGACGCGTCGGAAAACGTCCAGCCCGTCGCGGCCGCCGAACAGAGCGACGTGCGGTTCGTTCGCGCGCACCGTCGGCTCGAGGTCAACGTCTCCATCCCGGACATAGGGCAAGTTGGCGGCGATGACGTCGAAGGTAGTGCCGGGCGGCACCGCATCGAAAAGATCGCCGTGCGCGAGGTGGATGCGTTCGCCGAACAGATGCCGCTCGACGTTGGTCCGCGCCACGTCCAGCGCCTGTTCGCTGATGTCGGTCGCGAGGATGTGTGCGTTCGGCAGAAAGCGCGCGAGCGCACACGAGATCGCGCCGCTGCCGGTGCCGAGATCGAGGACGTGCGGCGCTCGGCCGCGCCAGTCCGCCACGATTGCATGAACGAGTTCTTCGGTTTCCGGCCGGGGAACGAGGACGCGGCCGTCCACCATGATGCGCAGCCCGCAGAATTCTTTGAATCCGACGATGTACGCAAGCGGCTCGCCGGCGAGGCGTCGTGCGGTGAGATCCGCCAAGCGCTGCAGACGCGCCGGCTCAAGGATGTTGTCGCCGTAGGCCACGATCGCCGATGCGTCGAGTCCGGTGACGTGACTTGTAAGCAGTCGCGCCTCGAGCCACGGTGCGGTTGCGACGGGCAGCAGTCGGCGGCGACAGGCTTCCACTGCGGCTGCGATGGTCACCGTCGCTTCACTGCCGCGCGCAGCCGGTGTGCGCGGACCTTTAGGCGACGGCATCGCCGACCGCGAGGCGCCGGCGCTCTTCATCGGCCAGCAGCGCATCGACGACGACGTCGAGATCGCCGGCTAAGATCGCTTTGAGGTTACCGGTCGAAAGCCCGATACGATGATCGGTCAGGCGGTCCTGCGGCACGTTGTACGTACGGATCTTCTCACTTCGATCGCCCGTTCCGACTTGCGCCCGGCGCGCCGACGCCGCCGCTTCTTCCTGCTCGCGAAGCTTGGCCTCGTAAAGATGCGCGCGCAAAAGCTGCATGGCGCGCTCGCGGTTCTGTAGTTGCGAGCGCTCCTCTTGACACGCAACGACGATGCCGCTTGGGCGGTGCGTGATGCGGATGGCCGATTCCGTCTTGTTGACGTGCTGGCCGCCCGCGCCTTGCGCGCGATACGTATCCACCTGCAGATCAGACGGGTTGATCTCGATCTCGACGGCATCAACTTCGGGCATCACCGCGACGGTCGCGGTGGACGTGTGGATGCGTCCGCTCGCCTCCGTTGCGGGCACGCGCTGCACGCGGTGCACGCCGCTCTCGTGTTTGAAGAGCCGGTACGCGCCGGCGCCTTTGATCCCAAGGATCACTTCTTTGAAGCCGCCGGCCTGCGTCTCGGCCGTGCTCACGAGTTCAACTTTCAGTCGACGCTTCTCGGCGAATTTCGCATACATGCGCATCAAATCGCCGGCAAAAAGGCTGGCTTCGTCGCCGCCGGTTCCGCCGCGGATCTCCACGAAGATGTCTTTGTCGTCGTTGGGGTCTTTCGGCACCAGCATGATCTTGATGCGTTCGGCAAGGTCGGAACTGCGCGCGCGCAACGTTTGCGTTTCGCTACGCGCCATCTCGGCGATCTCAGGGTCGCTGTCGCGTGCCATTCCTTCGGCGTCGGCAAGCTGAGCGCGCACCGCGCGCCATTCATGGAAGGCATTGACGATCGGCTCGAGGGAGGCGCGCTCTTTAGAGAGCTTCGTGCTTTCGTTCTGATCGTAATTGCCGGAAATGGCCGTCAAGCGCGCTTCTATCTCGGAAAAGCGAGCTTCGACGGCTTCGAGCCGGGCCTCTAGTGTGGCGATCTGTTCCATGCGGGATTCCTGACGATCGAGCGGCGATCGCTATCCCGCTACGAGGACGGCGTGCGCTCTGCTGCGGCCTTCGTGCCCGCAGTTTTCTTGGGTTTCGTCGTCTTGGCCGATTTGGCCGTCTCCGATTTCTCTGCCGTCGGTTTTGCAGCGCGCGGTGCGCGCGGGGTCGCCGTCTTGGCGGCCGCAGTCCGCGGAGTTCTGGCGGTCTTTGCCTTGGCGGGTTTTTCCTCGATCGTGTCGGCAGTGGCGGCCGCCTCCGCCGGAGCGGCAGCTTCGGGCTGCGCGACGGCCGACGCCGACTCGACATGAGCTGCGGGCTCTGCTGCTGCCGCGGAAACAGGCTCTTCGACTGGTTCTGCCGCGGAGACGGGCTCTGCGACCGGTTCTGCCGCGGAAACGAGTTCTGCGGCCGGTTCTGCCGCTTGAGCTTGAGGAGCGACCACAAGCGGTGCTTCGTGCTCGACGACGAGCGGCTGAATCGATTCTACTTGCGAAGCGCCTGTCTCGGCGACCGGCGAACTTGTTTCAACGACGGGGGCGCTCGTCTCAACAACCGCCGCCTCGACCTTAGGCTCCGCTTTTGGCGCCGGTGCTTTTGCCTTGGCTTCGGCCCGTGGTGCCGGCGCAGGCTGGGCGGCGGGCGCCGCCGCCTTCACCGGCGCGGATTCTTTCGCACTAGCTTTTTGCGACTTCTTGCTCGAAACCGACCCATACTTGGTCATGAACTTCTCGACACGGCCTTCCGTGTCGACGAATTTCTGCTTGCCCGTGAAGAAAGGATGACACGCCGAGCAGATTTCGACGTGAAGCTTCGCGAGCGTGGAGCCGGTGGTGAATGTATTGCCGCAAGCGCAAACGACGTGCGCCTCGTGCCATGCGGGGTGGATCTTCTCTCTCACTGATAACCTTATCTAGCGCTGCCCGGCCTCTGCCTAATGGGATCGGTTGTCCCGCATATCGCCACGTGCGCCGAAAGATAGTATAGCACACGCTGGCAAGGGCGCCCGCCGTGGCCTGCGACTTGCGGCTAGACGTGCCAACGTCCAGACGGGATAGCGCCGCCACAGCGCCACTCACGGAGGATCAGCGCATGGCTTGGCTTCCTATCGTCTCGACCGTTGCCGAACTTGTGGGCAACCATGCGCTCGATGCGGCGCAATCCACGATGTTGACTATGGATGAGACCGATCAGCTCATGCTGCAAGCTCAGGAGATGCAGCATCAGGAAGCGTTGGATGCGCGTTCGGAACGGTTCAACGAATCGATTCAAGATCGATCCGAGCGCATGCGCGAGCGTTCGCTGCTCGACGATCTGAACATGACCGATCGCAAAATCGATGACAAACTCACCAAGGATTGGATCGGTCTCATCCGCGGACAGTAAGCGTAGCCCAACCCTCCTCCGTAGTAGGGCAAGCATCGCTTGCCCTCTCGCTTTGGGAAGCGACGTGCTCTCGGTTGTGACCTCGCGACGCATTCTTTCTCATTCGCATGCCATGTGGATTTAATCTCGCGCCGTTTTAGATCGATGGACGCGGCAATAAGTCTGTCTATCGTCCCTCAACCCTCGCGAGGATATGATCCATGAACAAAATCAAATCGAGCATCACCGGTATCGTCGCCGTCTCGGCGCTCTGCGCGGCGATCTTTGCGTCTGCCGGATGCAATACGACTCAGACCAACCCGAATCCAACCACGACGACGAATCCTTCACCGGGTCCGTCAACGATGCCGTCGCAGATGCCCTGATCACAAATTCGACGTCGAGCGGCGTCTGCATCGAGACGGGCGCCGCTCGTCGACTATTCTGCCTGTGACGATCGTGGTGGGCGATACACGATTCGAACGTGTGACCTCGTCCTTATCAGGGACGCGCTCTAACCAACTGAGCTAATCGCCCGGAAGAGCTCATTTATACGGCGCTATCCGGAGTCGTCCCTCCGGCAGTGCCCGCGTTGTGGCGCTGCGCAGGTGAGATTGACGGTTGACACCAAGCCGCGAACGTGCGATCCGAAGCGTTCGACTCTTTCATGGAGGCTTGTTCAACTATGCATATCGCGCGCGTCATCGGCTGCATCGCCATCTTAGGAACTTCCTTCAT harbors:
- the prmC gene encoding peptide chain release factor N(5)-glutamine methyltransferase; amino-acid sequence: MPSPKGPRTPAARGSEATVTIAAAVEACRRRLLPVATAPWLEARLLTSHVTGLDASAIVAYGDNILEPARLQRLADLTARRLAGEPLAYIVGFKEFCGLRIMVDGRVLVPRPETEELVHAIVADWRGRAPHVLDLGTGSGAISCALARFLPNAHILATDISEQALDVARTNVERHLFGERIHLAHGDLFDAVPPGTTFDVIAANLPYVRDGDVDLEPTVRANEPHVALFGGRDGLDVFRRVVDRAGAYMKPDGALYCECSPDNAYELAGLARDAIQDSSISVRADVSGRERFVVVRRTASNS
- the prfA gene encoding peptide chain release factor 1, with the translated sequence MEQIATLEARLEAVEARFSEIEARLTAISGNYDQNESTKLSKERASLEPIVNAFHEWRAVRAQLADAEGMARDSDPEIAEMARSETQTLRARSSDLAERIKIMLVPKDPNDDKDIFVEIRGGTGGDEASLFAGDLMRMYAKFAEKRRLKVELVSTAETQAGGFKEVILGIKGAGAYRLFKHESGVHRVQRVPATEASGRIHTSTATVAVMPEVDAVEIEINPSDLQVDTYRAQGAGGQHVNKTESAIRITHRPSGIVVACQEERSQLQNRERAMQLLRAHLYEAKLREQEEAAASARRAQVGTGDRSEKIRTYNVPQDRLTDHRIGLSTGNLKAILAGDLDVVVDALLADEERRRLAVGDAVA